Proteins from one Procambarus clarkii isolate CNS0578487 chromosome 8, FALCON_Pclarkii_2.0, whole genome shotgun sequence genomic window:
- the LOC123759832 gene encoding nascent polypeptide-associated complex subunit alpha, muscle-specific form-like, which yields MALPLTLLPEPGVNRCDSQVTPLLPHPWGLQVADTTVRGPHTTVRGPTPPSGPPHHRQGPHTTVRGPTPPSGAPHHRQGPHTTVRGPTPPSGAPHHRQGPHTTVRGPTPLSGPPTPPSGPPHHRQGPPHHRQGPPHRRQGPHTTVRAPTPPSGAPTPPSGAPTPPSGPPHHRQGPNTTVRGPHTTVRGPTPPLGPPTPPSGAPTPPSGAPTPPAGHPHHRQGPHTTVRGPTPPSGAQHHRQGPPHRRQGPHTTVRGPHTTVRGPHTTVRGPHTTVRGPHTTGRAPTPPSGPPHHRQGPNTTVRGLTPPSGAPTPPSGAPHHRQGPHTTVRAPTPPSGAPTPPSGAPTPPSGPPHHRQGPHITVRGPTPPSGAPTPPAGPPHHRQGPHTTVRGPTPPSGAQHHRQGPPHHRQGPPHHRQGPHTTVRGPTPPSGA from the exons ATGGCTTTACCCCTGACTTTACTTCCAGAGCCAGGGGTAAACCGCTGCGACTCACAAG TAACCCCACTACTGCCGCACCCATGGGGCCTCCAGGTCGCCGACACTACCGTTAGGGGGCCCCACACCACCGTCAGGGGCCCCACACCACCGTCAGGGCCCCCACACCACCGTCAGGGGCCCCACACCACCGTCAGGGGCCCCACACCACCGTCAGGGGCCCCACACCACCGCCAGGGGCCCCACACCACCGTCAGGGGCCCCACACCACCGTCAGGAGCCCCACATCACCGTCAGGGGCCCCACACCACCGTCAGGGGCCCCACACCACTGTCAGGGCCCCCCACACCACCGTCAGGGCCCCCACACCACCGTCAGGGGCCCCCACACCACCGTCAGGGGCCCCCACACCGCCGTCAGGGGCCCCACACCACCGTTAGGGCCCCCACACCACCGTCAGGGGCCCCCACACCACCGTCAGGGGCCCCCACACCACCGTCAGGGCCCCCACACCACCGTCAGGGGCCCAACACCACCGTCAGGGGCCCCCACACCACCGTCAGGGGCCCCACACCACCGTTAGGGCCCCCCACACCACCGTCAGGGGCCCCCACACCACCGTCAGGGGCCCCCACACCACCGGCAGGGCACCCACACCACCGTCAGGGCCCCCACACCACCGTCAGGGGCCCAACACCACCGTCAGGGGCCCAACACCACCGTCAGGGGCCCCCACACCGCCGTCAGGGGCCCCACACCACCGTCAGGGGCCCCCACACCACCGTCAGGGGCCCCCACACCACCGTCAGGGGCCCCCACACCACCGTCAGGGGCCCCCACACCACCGGCAGGGCCCCCACACCACCGTCAGGGCCCCCACACCACCGTCAGGGGCCCAACACCACCGTCAGGGGCCTAACACCACCGTCAGGGGCCCCCACACCGCCGTCAGGGGCCCCACACCACCGTCAGGGGCCCCACACCACCGTTAGGGCCCCCACACCACCGTCAGGGGCCCCCACACCACCGTCAGGGGCCCCCACACCACCGTCAGGGCCCCCACATCACCGTCAGGGCCCCCACATCACCGTCAGGGGCCCCACACCACCGTCAGGGGCCCCCACACCACCGGCAGGGCCCCCACACCACCGTCAGGGCCCCCACACCACCGTCAGGGGCCCAACACCACCGTCAGGGGCCCAACACCACCGTCAGGGGCCCCCACACCACCGTCAGGGGCCCCCACACCACCGTCAGGGGCCCCACACCACCGTCAGGGGCCCCACACCACCGTCAGGGGCCTAA